In Nitrospira sp., a single window of DNA contains:
- a CDS encoding DEAD/DEAH box helicase family protein — MTLASWKAVLRDWQTRAVADVLAQPREDYLVTATPAAGKTRFALRIAHQYLADRAASRVLVICPTNHLRTQWASAAGQVGIQLDPALSNEQACEARDYHGAVVTYQQVCLAPEVFRRACRSRKTLVILDELHHAGDGKDWGKALRESFGEAVFRLALSGTPFRSDNNPIPFVRYEQGESQADFTYGYSHSIRDGVCRPILFPSYEGELTWLSDGREHRATFEDGLTFERQRERLKTALLQETWLGPVLSDAHAELQRLRKQEQADAGGLIVTMNQDHARQVADLVLKLTGTRALVAVSDDPSASKTIETFAHHKQQQWLVAVNMVSEGVDIPRLRVGVYATNVLTEMYFRQVVGRFVRMQEKVPKPQRAWLYLPKDATLVHYAKRIKVERDHVLEEIMPSVQRTLFGTAATSLKEYIPLNGVARLDALIGADEGDPAGEGKGQPEPAVALHDQKNALRDKHRSLVGAVARKCGMDHRQLNAELIKRTGGRVDQATIPQLERRIALLEKWRDSGFDKKR, encoded by the coding sequence GTGACGCTCGCATCATGGAAAGCCGTGCTGCGGGACTGGCAGACGAGGGCGGTCGCCGATGTGTTGGCGCAGCCGCGCGAGGACTACCTCGTCACCGCGACACCTGCGGCCGGAAAAACCCGCTTCGCGCTCCGGATCGCGCATCAATATCTGGCCGACCGGGCTGCGAGTCGTGTGCTGGTGATCTGCCCGACGAACCATCTTCGAACGCAGTGGGCCTCGGCCGCGGGGCAGGTCGGTATCCAACTCGATCCGGCGCTCTCGAATGAGCAGGCCTGCGAGGCACGCGACTATCACGGCGCGGTCGTGACCTATCAGCAGGTCTGTCTGGCACCGGAAGTATTCCGGCGCGCCTGCCGCAGCCGTAAGACGCTGGTCATCCTCGATGAGTTGCACCATGCCGGTGACGGCAAGGATTGGGGCAAGGCGCTGCGCGAGTCCTTCGGCGAGGCGGTTTTTCGTCTGGCCCTGTCCGGCACTCCCTTCCGCTCGGACAACAACCCGATTCCCTTTGTGCGATATGAGCAGGGCGAGAGCCAGGCGGATTTCACCTATGGGTATTCGCATTCGATTCGTGACGGGGTCTGTCGCCCGATTCTGTTTCCGAGTTACGAAGGCGAACTGACCTGGCTGTCGGACGGGCGCGAGCATCGGGCTACCTTCGAAGACGGCTTAACCTTCGAGCGCCAGCGGGAACGGCTCAAGACCGCGTTGCTCCAGGAGACATGGCTGGGCCCTGTCTTGAGCGATGCCCATGCGGAGTTACAGCGCTTGCGGAAGCAGGAGCAGGCGGATGCGGGCGGGTTGATCGTGACCATGAACCAGGACCATGCCCGGCAGGTGGCGGATCTGGTGTTGAAGCTTACGGGTACGCGCGCGCTGGTGGCGGTATCCGACGATCCATCCGCCTCGAAGACCATCGAGACCTTTGCGCATCACAAGCAGCAGCAGTGGCTGGTGGCGGTGAATATGGTGAGCGAAGGCGTCGATATTCCTCGCCTGCGGGTCGGTGTGTATGCGACCAACGTGTTGACCGAGATGTATTTCCGCCAGGTCGTCGGACGGTTCGTGCGGATGCAGGAGAAGGTGCCGAAACCGCAACGGGCCTGGCTCTATCTGCCGAAGGATGCGACGCTGGTCCATTATGCCAAACGCATCAAGGTCGAGCGCGATCACGTCCTCGAAGAGATCATGCCGTCCGTGCAGCGGACATTGTTCGGCACGGCGGCGACGTCGCTGAAGGAATACATTCCGCTCAACGGCGTGGCCAGGCTGGATGCCTTGATCGGCGCGGATGAGGGGGACCCGGCGGGTGAAGGCAAGGGGCAGCCGGAACCGGCGGTCGCGTTGCATGACCAGAAGAACGCCTTGCGGGACAAACATCGCTCTCTGGTCGGGGCGGTGGCGCGGAAATGCGGGATGGATCATCGGCAGCTCAATGCGGAGTTGATCAAGCGGACAGGCGGCCGGGTCGATCAGGCGACCATCCCGCAATTGGAGCGGCGGATCGCTCTGCTGGAAAAGTGGCGTGATTCCGGCTTCGACAAGAAGCGCTGA
- a CDS encoding AAA family ATPase — protein MAGKQAARRTSAVAKKITKQAVKKTGTKKAAPARRAQTRRAKRPSVAVVVLSGSTPLRRNKAAELVAEELQLDLAKVNLSSVVSRQVGETEKNINRVFDEAERSGSILFFDGADALFGTGRAGASHSTAAGAAHLLQRIEDHTGLVILTTNGKSRIDQALSRQAKVSVMVGIKKKPKKKTA, from the coding sequence ATGGCTGGGAAACAAGCGGCGCGCCGCACAAGTGCGGTCGCCAAGAAGATCACGAAGCAGGCGGTGAAGAAAACGGGAACGAAGAAAGCGGCGCCTGCGCGCCGCGCACAGACGCGTCGCGCCAAGCGGCCGTCCGTGGCGGTGGTGGTGCTGTCCGGCTCCACTCCGCTTCGCCGGAACAAAGCGGCGGAGTTGGTGGCGGAAGAACTGCAATTGGATCTGGCGAAGGTGAATCTCTCCTCAGTGGTCAGCCGACAGGTCGGCGAGACGGAGAAGAACATCAACCGGGTGTTCGATGAGGCGGAACGGAGCGGATCGATTCTCTTCTTCGACGGCGCGGATGCGCTGTTCGGCACGGGCCGGGCGGGCGCCAGTCACTCGACCGCTGCCGGGGCGGCCCATCTGCTACAACGCATCGAGGACCATACCGGCCTCGTCATTCTCACGACCAACGGGAAAAGCCGGATCGATCAAGCCTTGTCGCGGCAAGCGAAGGTGTCTGTGATGGTGGGCATCAAGAAGAAGCCAAAGAAGAAGACGGCCTGA